GAAAGGGAAAGTATTAACTCCAGAGTGTGAATTTATGTCCGCCTCTCACTCTCGCTGCTCTGGCCCTCATCCACATGTCACCCCTCACCCCAAGGTACCACCCTCTTCCCATCCTGTCAGTGGTTGGGGCAAAGGGGATGATTACCCGGAGATTAAAGATGATAGTGCTAGTTGGTACCCCTAGCCATAGCACCTGCAGTTCCCCCATGAAAATTCCATGCTCTAAGAGATGGAGCCTCACATCAGCTATGGGACACAGGAAGCGGTGGGGTTCCTGGGCAGGTAGGTGGGAGAGGTACCTGTGTGTGTGGCCAGGTACAGCGTGTGGCCGCTTAAGCCAGTTTGTGCTGTTTCTGTCACTTACAATCAAGAGAGACCAGAATGAGACAGGTGGGGAGCAGACTGGAGGCCgagagaggcaggaaggggaaTAGGGGCCACGAGCTGATCCGGTTACCTTCCCAGAATCAGAGCGACAGGTCTCCAAGGACGCTTAGAGATCAGAGGTCAAGATGATTCCATCTGCTTCAGATGGCATCAAGGCCCCAAAAGGAACAGAGCCTGCCCGGGATCACTTGTTACCAAAGGTCTAAGACCTGAGCCTGAACACGTAGGCCCCCAGGCCAGGGCTCCATTCACGGCCCTGGTTTTGGCCCAGGTGGGAGCCCCACTGCTTTGTGAGGGGAGGCGAGGTGgggacaaaggaagaaaaagtcattGCACCCTCCATGTGAGCCCATCCAGGGCTCCTCCGGCCCCTGGCACACGCAGAACACCATCTGTTCAGGAAGAGCAACCTGAAGCTACAAAGCACCCAACACACGCCAGCGCTTTCCAGGAGTCTCTGCCAGGTGGGTGGGTTTTGCCTAAGGTCACTGAACTAGACAAGAAGCCAGGATTCAAGCCGGGCACAGGGACAAGGGGCCCTGGGCGTCCTCGCTGAGAGGCAGACGCTTGCACACGGCTTCTCAAGGGCAGGGTCCTCCTGTGGCTACACGCGGAGGGAGTAAGAGGACCATGGGGTCCTGGTCACATCCGGGGTCCCCCCCCCGGCCTCTCCACTAAGACTCCTGCAGCCAGTTTTGAGCTCTCTGCGGCATAGGTAGCTCCTTGTCCTCCTTctaccctcacctccacccctgccTTTGAGAAACAGTAGGAGCCCGAGTTGCAGTTGGGCCACTGCGGGACAGGGAGGGGACAGAAGAGGGCGCAGGAAGGCAGAGACGGAGGCGGCTGGGCCGGACACGCAGATGGATAACCGTGCAACAGGGTGAGCGGGAGTGGGGCGAGGGCATGTGAGCCTCGGGGGCGGCGCCTGTAGGCTGCTCCAGGCAGACCCTGATTTTCCACTGAGGCTAAGCAAGCTCTCCTGCTTACCAGGCCCAGTGCCCGGCTTCTGACCATCCATGAGCTGCCGGTTCCTCACAGATCAGCTCCCTTTACAGGGGCTGCAGTTAAACACCAAGGATGTCAAGAGGTCACAGCCCAAGGATCCCAAGTGTCCTGCACTTGGTACCGTCAGCATCGTCACAGCTTCCCCACCAGGGCCGCCGTATGCAAttccacttaattctcacaagaacCGAGCGGGGCAAGGGTTAacctctccattttatagatgaggcaactgagtcccaaagaggttaagtgacttgccccaagtcacacaaCCAGAATGTTCAAAACATTCGAACCCAGCCTTATGTCCCAATCCCAAGCCTGCCACCCTGGCCTGCACACCTCACTCCCTCCACGTCCCAACATTCCCCTCTGAAGAATGACCAGAACAAACTGTGCTTTGGTCTGTGAAGGTCAATGTCTTTACTTCTAAAGCATACATTGGACTCACTATATATTAACATCAAAAGGGCTATCTAAAATGgagtcattctttttaaaaatccaaattctcACATTTTTATATAAGATCCAAAATGACATGAAATTAAACTATACAATGTTATGAACAGTATAACAACTGCTTTtagaaagcaaaatgaaagaaaaacattagcAGTTGGGACTGTTGTCAGCCTGGGTTCCATGTCTTTTGAGGCATTGTGACTAAAGCCAGCACCGAGGGGAAGGACCAGCCCCTCTCTGCGGGCACAGGAAGGGAAcccaggcagaggagggggatGAGGGCTTTCAGACTTCTGAAGGTGAGAGTGGGACACGACAGGTCTCCCTGCTCCTCTGGGATCTTGGGGCAGGCACTGATTAGAGTCTCCTTTTAAGACCCTGGGAGAGGGTGGGGCAGAGCTGGGTTCAAAAGAATCATTTTGATAGTAAAGGTCTTCTGGTCTCCCCAAGGAGAGTCCCGGCCATCAAGCAATACCAATCGACTCCATCTACCTACCGGTTTCCTTAACAACCCTCTTCCCCTGCCCACTCCTTAACCTGGACACCCTCGGCTCCATGAGCCCAGTGGGCAGCCAGAGACCTAGGGGGACCCTAGGAGGACCCGAAGGAGAACACTCTGGCCTTGGAAGTAGCTGGATGTTGTCCAGAGCATCTTGGTAGAGCAAAACCCCTGGAGTACAGGCCAGCAGCCAGACTGATGGGGGAGGGTGCCCATGGGCTGGGAGGGCACTGTGGGGTCAGAGGCGTTCCCCTGGTCCTTTCACCTCCCCTACCCTGGGTACCCAGGCATGGTCTTGGCCCTGAAGCAGGGCTGGGGCGAGCTGATTAGGGCCACGCCCTTGAGGCTTTGGTTCACACAATTCAAAGGGGGTGACACTTGTTCCCATCCACTGGGAAGATCACGGGCTTGGCCCTGCTTCCTCCCAGGCACCAGGTGATCTAACAAGCCCCTCTTTCACATCAGTAGTTCTGTCGGGCTGAGAGCACATTCCCCACCAGTGCTTGGAACCATGCTGCAAAGGTGGGAGGGGTACTTCCAAAACAGTGGGATTAGCCCTGGGTGCAAAGGCtgcctttcctcctttccctgtGGACAGCACTGTCCCTGGCTGAGTGAGTCACAGGAGAacctctctgcctcttcccttcTGGCTGGGCCAGTTGCTCTCCAAGCAGACTGAGCGCACAGGTGTGCAGCACCCCTGTATGTCTCGCCTGCCAGAAACCTGGAGGACGCATCGCCCCTGGCTGAAGCTGACGGAGAGGCCGGTGGCTCACAGTTTGCCCTCCTGGTTCCAGGACTACATCACCGGGCTGGCCTTCTCCCTCAAACAGCAACCTGAACGGGGTGCCCTACACCCAGCCTACCTCTGCAGTCCAGCCCTTCTCCCAGGCCCTACCCTGACCCTCCTCTTTCCTAACCTATCCGATTTCTAATTAGGCTGAAAGGTCTGGGAAGGTTGGCCTAGCACCACCCCCTCGTTGGGGTGGAGAGAGGCCATTTGACTTCCAGCCTGGTTCCAGGCACCCAGAGACAAGGGAGGCTGAGGTCTCTCAAGAAAGCGAATCCTGTAATGGGAAAGAGGTCTGTGGGGTCAGGACCAGCCACAGCAAtctgccgcccccgcccccccaggccCGTACCGGGAGTGCCAGGCACCCACACCCTCCACCTGCCCAGTGCCCTTCTGTCCTCACGCCCAGGGCCTCCCTCAGAACACCGCGTCGGGTGCAGGGATGGGTACGAGGAGGTCAGGTGGGGCCTGGTGGGGGCCGCGGCGCGGACTCAGGGCAGGCAGGCGGCTACCTGGTAGGCGCCCTCGGCCGCAGCTGCGGCGGCGCTGTGCTGCGCGCTGTGCTCCTGCAGCAGGGCCACGTCCAGGAAGCGCTCCCCGCACCACACGCACTTGAACTGCTGCTCCCGGGCGTGCACGCCCTGGTGCTTGTTGAGGTGCTCACGCTGCTTGAAGGCCTTGTCGCAGTTGGGGCACTTGTAGGGTTTCTCGCCCGTGTGCACCCTCCGGTGCCGCTGCAGGTCGGAGGCGTACTTGAAGCGCTTCTCGCAGTCTGGGCACTTGAGCGGCTTCTCGCGGGCTGGGTCGCAGCGGTGCTGCACGAACTCGGAGGACGAGAAGAAGCGGCGCTCGCACAGGGTGCAGCGCAGAGGCTTCTCGGCGGCTGAGCAGTGGGCCAGCTGGTGCTTCTGCAGAGCCGACGCCCGCTTGTAGGCCTTGTTGCACACCGGGCACTTGAAGGGCCGCTCAGCCACGCCCGGCAGGCACTTGTGCCGCAGCAGCTCGGCCGACTGGTCGAAGCCCTTCTGGCACACGGGGCACTTGAAGAGGGTCTCGAGGGTGTGCACGTGCTGGTGGTAAAGCAGATGGCTGGGCTGCCCGAAGCCCTTCTCGCACAGGCCGCACTTGAAGGGCTCCTCGGTCTTGTGCGTGCGCCGGTGCCGCATCAGCGCGTACTGCTGCTTGAAGCCCATGGGGCACAGGTCGCACTTGAAGGGCCGCTCGGCGCTGTGCGTGCGCTCGTGCTGCCGCAGGTCCGACGGCCGCTTGAAGGCCTTCTGGCACTCGCCGCAGCGGAAAGGCCGCTCCCCGCTGGGCGTGCACGGGTGCTGCAGCAGCTCGGATGACTCCTTGAAGTGCAGCTCGCACACGTTGCAGCGGAACAGGTGGTGCTCCCCCGAGTGCGCGTACATGTGGCGCACCAGGTGCGAGCGGTGCTTGAAGGTCTTCTCGCAAACCGCGCACTTGTACGGCCGCTCCGAGCTGTGCGTGCGCTTGTGGTGCACCAGGTGGGATGACTGGCTGAAGCTCTTGTCGCACAGCGTGCACTTGTAGGGCTTCTCGCCCGTGTGGATGCGCTCGTGCCGCGAGAGCTCCGACAGGTGCTTGAAGGGCTTCTGGCAGATGGGGCAGCTGTAGGGCTTGTCGGCCTGTTCTGCAGGGGCTACGGCGGGCGGAGGGGGTGCCGGGGGCAGTGAAGGGGCGGCCGTGGCCGCGGGCTCAGCCGCCTCGGCGGGCTTGTAGGTCTTCTCGCAGATGGAACATTTCACGAGGCCCCCAGCGCCGCTGTGCGCGCTGTGGTGCTGCGCCAGCGACGTGAGCAGCGAGAAGCCCATCTTGCAGACACCACAGACAAAAGGCTTCTGTTCGGCCTGCACACACTGGTGCTCCAGCAGGTCGGTAGCCTGGTGGAAGATCTTGAGACACTGCGTGCACTGGAACGAGCGGTCGTGGCCCGCCAGGCACTGGTGCTCATGCGGGCTGGACAGGTGCGCCAGGTCGTGACCGCACACGCCGCACTTGGGTCCCGGCTCGCCTGCTGGCTGCAGGGGCGCGTGCTGCGGTGGCTGCAGGCCCAGGTCAGGCTGCAGAAGGATGCCATAGACGGCACAGCCCAGGGGGTTCTCAGCTGTGCCTGGGGTCAGTGTGTGCTCGGCCAGGGCCGGCGGTGGTTCTGCGTGGTGTTGAGGCTGTGGCGGCTGCGGCTGCTGCGGCTGCGTCTGCGGCGGCTGCTGCCAGCTTTCCGACATGCTTGGGAAGATGAAACAGGGTTTGGAGAGTAATGGCTTCAGTTTCCCCGCTTAAGGTGACCCACACCAGAGAGAGAAGCTGCCCAGGATCAGGTATGGATGAGGACCTCagacaaggcacagagaggggctAGTCAGGCAGCCCAAGTCATTAACAAAGACAGACTACAAGGCTCTGCCTACAGGACGGGGGTCTTCGAGGCAGGGTGCCAGCAATGGCAGGGAAGCTCTGCCTTCCCTGATGATTGGTTctgtagagaagaaagaaatcgTAAGCTTGAGGCAGGGACATGCAGCTGTTCCTGGGGCCTCTCCCTGGTCTGCCTGCACTCGCCACATTGACATAAACCACATCAGGGAAGCGAGAAGGGCTCAGGGCGGGGAGATCTGCTCCCTTCACATGCTACCAAAGAAGTCTGCTGGCGGCTCAGCTCCTCCAGCAAAGGGGACGGTGGCTGTCTCCATGCCCAACCCACCCTCAGTTCCCCATCCCTGGGCCAGGCATCCCAACCTCCCAGCTTACTGTCAACCCTCTTCAATTAGCTGTCTCACGGGTGACAGTCTGGGGTGATCTGTCCACAACACAAAGTCACAAGTTCTGCTCTTGCTCCAAAGAAAGAAGGAGGTGACCAGATAGGACCCTGGCATCCAAAACAAGAATTTTAgtaacataactttttttttttgcaaaacacTTACTTGGAAGCCCAGTACCTAAGATAGATAAAAGCAGAAAGGCTCTGGTTGAGGCCTCCCTGTAGGCCTGCTGTGGGTCTAAGAGGCCAAGCCTCCCAGACCTGAGGGCCCCACAGCAAATGGCCTCAGTCAGTCAATATCTAAAACAACTGCATGAAACTGAGGACCATCTCAGAAACCTTCTCCCATCAGGGGCTGGCCCATACCCCTCTCAACTACCCCCCAGGCCCTCCCCCCGACCATGTGCCTGTTCTCTCTTCACATAAGTGGGATGGATTTGCAGGGACCTGAGCCAGTGCATGATGTGGGTCAGATGACGGGTCCACAGACCCACGCAGCCTAGATGTCTACAAAGCAGAAGTTCCCTAGTCTAGTCATCTCCCAGAGCACCAAAACAAGTCCTAAATCCTCTTCCTCTGACAGTGTCAAGCCCTGTAGGAAAATGTAAGCAATTTTGAGTTTGCCCCTGCAACGTGGGGAGTGGCGTGCTAACCACAGAGCGTTCGTCCCTATCACCTTTCCGGAGAGAACCCTGTTCCCTTGCTCCAAGTCTGTAACATTTTGGATAATCAATGGAAGGTAAAGACCACCCAGCTCAGGCAAATCTCTAACTCACCACTTTGTGGCAGCATAAGGTAATGACAGCGAGAGGGAAGAACTTTTAGAATCAGATGCAACCCACTTTCAGGTTCCCAGCTCTTCTGCCTCTAACATTGAAAAGTTTCTAAGTTTTCTCCCgatgaaaagagaaggaaggggatgCCTTTACAGGCCAGCCTGGCCTCTAACTGCCAAAGAAACATAAGAGTCAGGCTAAAAGCTGTCAACCTCAGCATCTTGctgggaagagaagaagtaaagaagcCGCTGCTCTGGGTGGAGGCAGCAGGTTGCATGAGTGAGCAGGTACTGAAGCCTCCCGAGGAAAGAGGGAAGCAGAACTACTCTAAGAGAGGTCTAGGTCAGGCTGCGCCAacccaactgttttttttttttttttttttttttttttttttttttttttttttttccggcatGAATGGCTGCCAGACACAGGGTTCACGGTCCTAAGCCCCCAGCTCAGCTGCCCACCCTGGCCCCCCTCCAGGAAGGTGCGGCCAGAGGCCTCTCTGATCACTCAGCAAAGAGGATGAGAGACTAGGGTGAGGGAAGCAAGCGGAGGCCCCCACCtgtgccccaccccagcccttcctCTTCCCTGGGAAACCGAATGAAAGCCGATCACCTCCCTGCCGGCACTGCCCGCCGGCCCAGCTGGGCTGCCTCCTGTCAGCCCTCGCCGGGAATGGACAGGCCGCTGCGGCCCGAAGGCCGGCCCCGCGGGCGATTGGGCCCGAAAAAGGCCCCAGGGCTGCAGGCTTGGCCCGGGAGACAGCTGCGCGTCGAGGTCGGCCTGGGCCGCCCAGGAGCTCAGGAGGCCGCCGGGTCGGGCTGGAGGGAGTGGAGGGGCGGCCGGGCCGGCTGGGGAAGGGGTGCGGCGGGCGCGGGAGTGGCGCCCAGCCGCGGCCCCGGGCGCCCAGCCGCTCACCTGCTCCAGGCCGCCCGCGGGGTCAGGCTCAGGGCGAGTGGCGACCGGCTGCTCTCTCAGCCGCCCCTTTATTCCGACTCCATCCGCGGCAGCGCGGCCTACGCGCTCTGCCAATCCCCGGCCTCGCGTAGCGGCGGCGTCCGGCTCGGGGGCGGGAACGGGCTAGCGGCGGCCGGAACCGAGGAAACGACGTGAGCGGCCGGGATAGCGGGGCCGGGGCGGAGGAGCGCTGGGAGGGCGGGCGGACGGACCGATGGCCTTGCAGAGACCGGCGGACAGGCGGGCGGCGCGGGGGCCAgggaggcggggccggggggAGGAGCGGCAGCCTGGGTGGCGGCGGCAGCGGGAGGAGCGGGCGGCGCGGAGCGAGGCCGCCCCCTGCCGGGGACCCCGCGGCCGGGCCGGGTCGGACAGACGGGCGCGCCGGGCCGGCTCTCCAGGTCGCCCGGCCGGCACGCCTCAGCTGACCCAGGGGGGGCGCTCTGTTTCCGACCACCCTACTCGGCCTTAAGGGAGGGGGCTCCCAGGACCCGGCCCCCGGTCCGACCCCTGAACCTGAGAGGAGGGGCCTCCTAGACTCTGAACTTCTGGAACTGACCCGCCTCTGACTGTTCGGCTCGCTCTTAGGGGAGGGGACCCCGGAGCTCGGACTTTGGGCCGGCTTGAGGAAGAGGTCCCGGAACCTCTGACCCCGTCCGGACGGCAAGGGCGAGGGCGAGGGCACTAGACTCCGATAGGTCTAGTGCGCTGACCTCTGACCCTGGGACCATCTGCTGCTGGGAGGTCCCGAGCTGCTGCAGACCGAGCAGCGGACAAAGAGGTCAGGGCCGAGAGCGATCTGTTTAATGGGCACACGGAGGATGGCGGTTCCGGGAGGCTCCAGGTAGTGGTCAAAGCGCGGCGAGCCAGCAAGCAGCGTGGTCTGGGTGGGTAGCCTCTTTGCTCGAGTCCTGCCGGGCCCCGCCCCAGACCCCGCCCCGAGGCGGTGCTAatcctggccccgcccccgggaGAGCACTTCCGGCACAGAGGAATTCCGGGTGTGGTTCGACTGCTGGCGGGCTGGTTGTGCCGTAGCGAAGGGGGTCCCCCATGAGTGCGGCGCCACTGGTGGGCTACAGCAGCAGCGGCTCCGAGGATGAGGCTGAGGCCGGGGCCCGGGTCCGGCTGGGGACTGGAGGTTGCAGTCggtgaggagagaggaagacTTTCTGGGGAGGGTGCGGGTTGGCACCCGGACCGGACGCGAGCTTGGGGTGGTTGGGGAGGGTGCCGGGCTGCTCGCGAGGGAAGGAAAAGGGGCACCGGGGGAAAGGAGGATCCAAAGGACAGCCTTGGACAAAGCCCCGGAGTGCCCCCACCCGGCTAGGCCAAGGTTAGGAGGCAGGAAACTTGGGTTCGGGTCCAGCCTCTGCCGCTGGCCCACACGTCTCCCGGCGCGCACCGCTGTACCACCCTAGGTCTGCTTTCTCATTTAGAGAGTGTTTTCCTTTATccagtaaatattaattgagcaccctctctgtgccaggctcGGGACTGGGGACTCAGCAGTGAGCAAAACCATCCAAGTCTTCTACTTTGTGGAGCTTCAGTTCTTAATTGCCAAGCCTGGTGCAATCTGAGTGCTTTTCAAGCAGTCTCCCGGTTCATCTCACAATAGCCCTATCAGGTTGCAGTgcactgtacagatgaggaaactgaggcccacagagggcacatgacttgcccaagaccacagagCTAGGAAGTGTCACTCCAGCTGAGGCCTGTCCAGTTAGGGCATCTGACCTCTGAACCACATATTGCCAGTTGCCCCGTTGTTTTCCATGGGGAACACGTTCCCTGTTAAAGTCTGCCTCCGCGAGCCCTTGGGAGACCCCAATGAGACAGTGTTGGGGAAAGAGCTTTGTGGTTATCTAGAAGCTGCTTACAGCACCCGGTGAGAAATAGACACGCAGACTCACCTGGTACAGGGGGTTACAACTTTCATTGTGTGTACAGAGGTAGAGAATGCTAAGAGGCTAAATGtgcttgatttcttcttttctcttgcaGGGGCCAGAGCCCCCTTCCCAGCCAGAAGTTGCCAGTCCCCGACAGTGTGCTGGACATGTTCCCAGGCACCGAGGAGAGGCCTGCGGATGATAGCGCAAAACATGGGGGCCGGGTGCGCACCTTTCCCCATGAGCGAGGCAACTGGGCCACCCACGTCTATGTACCATGTGAGTAATGCGTGAGAGGCACGTGGCTACAGGTGTCCCCTTACGGGAGGAAGCTGGCCCCAACCAGGAGGAAGAAGCCTCTGAACACTGGTGGTGGGAAAGAGATTAACTCAACAGAGAGAGAACAAGTTTCAAGAACTAGGGAATTTTTCTGTTAacttggttttaggttttctggtctttgtttttatattgggatgtagttgattaacaatgttgtgacagtttcagatatacagcaaagtgattcagttacacatacacatgtatctattctttttcaaattcttttcccatttaggttgttacataatattgagcagagttccctgtgctgtacagttcAGTTTTGAATTCGttgcctgaaatatttttttactaaCCCTGTGTATACTGTTCTCCCTGCTCATGAGGATGTGACCAAGGGAGGGTCTAGGGCAGAGTGTCAAGGCCATCCCAGACTGCAGCTGTAGCTGGTACTTTATTTCGAAGAGGGCTGTAGGTGTGCTGGCCTCCAGTCCCACCCCACCCTAGCCCTAAGGAGTGAGTGGCAGGCAGAAAATGCCCAGGGTTCAGAGTCTGACCTCACTCCACTACCCACTACTCTGTGTGCCTTTTAGTAAGTTGctgacttctcagagcctcagtttcctcatctctaagatGGGAATAGTAGTAATACCTATCCTGTAGGacttttgtgaagattaaatcagaTAATCTATGTCAAGTTCTTAGCACGATACACGGAGAATGTGGTGGCTCTTATTACATTGTGTTAGATCAGGTAAACTCTTGGAACCTCCATTTCCCCATCCACAGAATGAGAATGATTCTCTATACTGCCTACTCCACAGGGCACTTGAGCAAATCGAGTAACTTATTAGTTGTGAGCAGACTATTAACCATGCAGCTCTAGTCACatgtttggttaaaaaaaatgaataatctgTGAAAATACAGGGGTGGTCCTTGTTGCATTCTTTGTCTTTATGAACAATTAGGAGCAGTCTAAATGTCTATCAGGAGATTCTAAATGTCTGATTAAAGAAATGAACTGTTTCTGATTATGGGTTACTGTAATCATGAGCTTGATTTATGTAATGAGAGGAAGGCTGTCCAACATGTAGTGTTATATGGAGAAAGCCAATGGAAGAACTGGTATGCCCTCATCTTTTTTAACAAATAAGATATATACGTTAGTACATGCACTGAGAAAAGGCTGGGGAAATAGGCATCACATTTGACAGCCTTTATCTCTAGGGTAGTATCTTGAAAGTAGGCTGTATGTGCCGGGGGAAGGGATCAAGATGATCGATTAGAGAGAAAAGTATTAAAAccttttttatgtatttctctttatctcaccttttaaaatttctcttgttcCAAGTGTACATTTTATAACACACATAATTTTGCAGTGTAGCACGTGtttgtaatttataaataaatacacatttattgtTGGTATGTGTGCAAACTTGTTTGACTAATGGCCTGTGCAGTCACAGTAGTTTGGAGACCACTGCTGTAGGTGATAGGATATCAGGGACCCCTACTTTCTCTGTCACATATTTCTTTTCTCAGTTGAATTCTTTTCAAAGAGCATGTATGTGTTACTTCTATAGCCATAAAAGCATATTAAAGTATTATTCAAAACACATAGACATAGGCTGCTCTCAGAAGCCTTTCTCTGCCTTCTGGGCTTCATCCAGCCATGCCGCCCTGGCTAAGAGAATGGCCCACCCTCTCCACTCCTCCCCTCCAGATGAAGCCAGGGAGGAGTTCCTGGACCTGCTTGAAGTGCTGCTGCCGCACGCACAGACATACGTCCCCCGGCTGGTAAGGATGGAGGCCTTCCACCTCAGCCTGTCCCAGAGCGTGGTTCTGCGCCATCACTGGATCCTCCCCTTCGTGCAGGCTCTGAAAGGCCGCGTGGCCTCCTTCCAGAGGTGagtgcccagggcttccctctgctcctcctctccctccccttcaggGCTTCTCTTCCTGTCCTGAGCTCTGTGCGGAGGGACCTGTGGGAGGTGTTATCCCTTCAAGCAGGCAAACCTAAAGGTTAGCACTCCGAACACCTCCCAGAGCCGCCTGCTGTGCGCTTCATCCCATGTGCCCTCGGGCGTGCCACGTAAGCTCTGGAAGCCTCCAAGCCTTGTCTATGTGCGGGTCAGGGGAGTGGTGGTGGCTCCCTCAGAGGGGACTTGTGGGAGTGAATGAGATCACACATACCCTCAACGTGGCACTTGGCGAACGATGAGAGCTCACCCCCCACTCTGggttattttttttgcggtacgcgggcctctcgccgttgcggcctctcctgttgcggagcacaggctccggatgcgcaggctcagcagccatggctcacgggcccagccgctccgcggcatgtgggatcttcccagaccagggcacgaacccgtgtcccctgcataggcaggcggactctcaaccactgcgccaccagggaagccccccactctgGTTTTATGTGCCAgccttggcttttttttcccttgactaTTTCATACCTCTTCTTTCTACTAGAAATGCCTCTCCTTCGAGACTTGGCCAGATCAAAGCACTGCTCCTTCACTGAGGCTGTCCCAGTTGGTATCTCCTCCAGAATTCCTCAGTCCCAGGGACCCTGCTGTCCTGTGCTTGTCTACACCCCTGTGCTCATTCCACTCACCCTCATATCCATATTCAGTCATCCCCATGTCCCATCTCCCACTTAGAGCCCAAGTTCCTGCAGGCCAGGAATGCGGCTGCTCTCTGAATTACCCCACAGCTTTTCTCCAGGTGCTTTGCTCACTATAGGCATCAACTGGATGTTTGGTGAATGActgagcaggagagagagagactagaaATCCTCCTCTGGATCCTCTGAATGTTGGTTCTAGTAGGAGCCTAAGAAGCCATCCAGGTGGTGGTTTTCTCCTCCTGGTCTTATCTGCAGAGTCCTTTCTTCTGATGAGGTGTTACGCAGATCCCTGATGTGCAGCTGAGTAAGAGAGATAAAAACAGAAGTCTTTTAGCCAAAGCCCCACCCTCGCAGTTCAGGAGGCCTGAGG
Above is a genomic segment from Kogia breviceps isolate mKogBre1 chromosome 18, mKogBre1 haplotype 1, whole genome shotgun sequence containing:
- the USB1 gene encoding U6 snRNA phosphodiesterase 1 isoform X2 — protein: MSAAPLVGYSSSGSEDEAEAGARVRLGTGGCSRGQSPLPSQKLPVPDSVLDMFPGTEERPADDSAKHGGRVRTFPHERGNWATHVYVPYEAREEFLDLLEVLLPHAQTYVPRLVRMEAFHLSLSQSVVLRHHWILPFVQALKGRVASFQRFCFTADRVKIYTNQEKTRTFVGLEVTSGHTQFLDLVSEVDRVMEEFDLTTFYQDPSFHISLAWCVGDARLQLEGQCLRELQEIVGGFEDSETLLRVHAEQIRCKSGNKLFSMPLK
- the USB1 gene encoding U6 snRNA phosphodiesterase 1 isoform X8, with the translated sequence MSAAPLVGYSSSGSEDEAEAGARVRLGTGGCSRGQSPLPSQKLPVPDSVLDMFPGTEERPADDSAKHGGRVRTFPHERGNWATHVYVPYEAREEFLDLLEVLLPHAQTYVPRLVRMEAFHLSLSQSVVLRHHWILPFVQALKGRVASFQRFCFTADRVKIYTNQEKTRTFVGLEVTSGHTQFLDLVSEVDRVMEEFDLTTFYQWLRTHLPTQGTRVQALVREEPTCRGATKPERHNRRSPRA
- the USB1 gene encoding U6 snRNA phosphodiesterase 1 isoform X1, coding for MSAAPLVGYSSSGSEDEAEAGARVRLGTGGCSRGQSPLPSQKLPVPDSVLDMFPGTEERPADDSAKHGGRVRTFPHERGNWATHVYVPYEAREEFLDLLEVLLPHAQTYVPRLVRMEAFHLSLSQSVVLRHHWILPFVQALKGRVASFQRFCFTADRVKIYTNQEKTRTFVGLEVTSGHTQFLDLVSEVDRVMEEFDLTTFYQDPSFHISLAWCVGDARLQLEGQCLRELQCPERSRYLPLVQAVAMQECGPRVASTSVFQETPEIIIFVGNPSIFKRWQPICIF
- the ZNF319 gene encoding zinc finger protein 319, with protein sequence MSESWQQPPQTQPQQPQPPQPQHHAEPPPALAEHTLTPGTAENPLGCAVYGILLQPDLGLQPPQHAPLQPAGEPGPKCGVCGHDLAHLSSPHEHQCLAGHDRSFQCTQCLKIFHQATDLLEHQCVQAEQKPFVCGVCKMGFSLLTSLAQHHSAHSGAGGLVKCSICEKTYKPAEAAEPAATAAPSLPPAPPPPAVAPAEQADKPYSCPICQKPFKHLSELSRHERIHTGEKPYKCTLCDKSFSQSSHLVHHKRTHSSERPYKCAVCEKTFKHRSHLVRHMYAHSGEHHLFRCNVCELHFKESSELLQHPCTPSGERPFRCGECQKAFKRPSDLRQHERTHSAERPFKCDLCPMGFKQQYALMRHRRTHKTEEPFKCGLCEKGFGQPSHLLYHQHVHTLETLFKCPVCQKGFDQSAELLRHKCLPGVAERPFKCPVCNKAYKRASALQKHQLAHCSAAEKPLRCTLCERRFFSSSEFVQHRCDPAREKPLKCPDCEKRFKYASDLQRHRRVHTGEKPYKCPNCDKAFKQREHLNKHQGVHAREQQFKCVWCGERFLDVALLQEHSAQHSAAAAAAEGAYQVAACLP
- the USB1 gene encoding U6 snRNA phosphodiesterase 1 isoform X6; the encoded protein is MSAAPLVGYSSSGSEDEAEAGARVRLGTGGCSRGQSPLPSQKLPVPDSVLDMFPGTEERPADDSAKHGGRVRTFPHERGNWATHVYVPYEAREEFLDLLEVLLPHAQTYVPRLVRMEAFHLSLSQSVVLRHHWILPFVQALKGRVASFQRFCFTADRVKIYTNQEKTRNKISLKETLVRGKPKSAPELARGKCLFGQPSEDTQPWRVEGLRCSRMQPS
- the USB1 gene encoding U6 snRNA phosphodiesterase 1 isoform X4, which encodes MSAAPLVGYSSSGSEDEAEAGARVRLGTGGCSRGQSPLPSQKLPVPDSVLDMFPGTEERPADDSAKHGGRVRTFPHERGNWATHVYVPYEAREEFLDLLEVLLPHAQTYVPRLVRMEAFHLSLSQSVVLRHHWILPFVQALKGRVASFQRFCFTADRVKIYTNQEKTRTFVGLEVTSGHTQFLDLVSEVDRVMEEFDLTTFYQDPSFHISLAWCVGDARLQLEGQCLRELQPRGLSAF
- the USB1 gene encoding U6 snRNA phosphodiesterase 1 isoform X3 codes for the protein MSAAPLVGYSSSGSEDEAEAGARVRLGTGGCSRGQSPLPSQKLPVPDSVLDMFPGTEERPADDSAKHGGRVRTFPHERGNWATHVYVPYEAREEFLDLLEVLLPHAQTYVPRLVRMEAFHLSLSQSVVLRHHWILPFVQALKGRVASFQRFCFTADRVKIYTNQEKTRTFVGLEVTSGHTQFLDLVSEVDRVMEEFDLTTFYQDPSFHISLAWCVGDARLQLEGQCLRELQVGEQAISEALPDLCGFPGREACRAT